ACAACATCGAGGTCATCTACAGCAATGTGATTCTGGTCCTTAAGGGGGTCTCGCTGACGGTCGACCCGGGTGCTGTGGTGGCCCTTTTGGGGGCCAACGGCGCCGGGAAGACCACGGCCCTCAAGGCCATGTCCGGACTCCTGAGGACGGAACTGGGCGAGGTCACGGACGGGTCCATTGAATTTGAAGGAACCCGGATCGATCACAAAGACCCCGAAGAGATCGTCCGGATGGGGATGGTGCAGGTCATGGAAGGCCGGCCCCTCTTTGAGCAACTGAGCGTTGAAGAGAATATCCGTGTCGGGGCCTACTCCCGAAACGACACGGCCGCCATTCGGTCGGATATGGAAGAAGTGTATCATTATTTTCCCACGCTGGCCCGGATGAAACATCGGGTCAGCGGCTATCTCTCCGGCGGCGAGCGGCAGATGCTGGTTATGGGAAGAGGGCTCATGGCGAGGCCCAAGCTGATGCTCCTGGATGAGCCCTCTTTGGGATTGAGTCCGGCCCTGGTCAAGGAGATCTTCAAAATCATTCAAAGGATCAATGAGGAGCAGCATACGTCCATACTGGTGGTGGAGCAAAACGCGTTTATCGCCCTTTCCATATCCGACCACGCATATGTCATGGAGAATGGGAGGATTGTCCTGGACGGCCCGTCCGCCAAACTCAAGGAGAACGAGGACATCAAGGAATTCTATCTGGGACTGAGCCAGGTGGGAAAACGGAAGAGCTACAAGGAGGTCAAGCATTACAGGCGACGGAAGCGGTGGCTGTCCTAAAAAGAAGTGCCTAAAGTGTCTAAAGTGAGCTAAAGTGCCTAAAATTGAGGGCTTCGCGTTATGTTGACATGCCAATTTCAGGCGTCAGGCTTTTCTGACGCCTTGGCACAGGCACCCTATTAATATCTGATGATCACGGGGGAGGCCTTTCAGGGCCTTTTGCGTATGCGTGCATGAGCATTGTAGCTTTCTTTTATGGGTTGGAGACAGAGGAATGGATATCAAAAATTC
This Deltaproteobacteria bacterium DNA region includes the following protein-coding sequences:
- a CDS encoding ABC transporter ATP-binding protein — protein: MLTLNNIEVIYSNVILVLKGVSLTVDPGAVVALLGANGAGKTTALKAMSGLLRTELGEVTDGSIEFEGTRIDHKDPEEIVRMGMVQVMEGRPLFEQLSVEENIRVGAYSRNDTAAIRSDMEEVYHYFPTLARMKHRVSGYLSGGERQMLVMGRGLMARPKLMLLDEPSLGLSPALVKEIFKIIQRINEEQHTSILVVEQNAFIALSISDHAYVMENGRIVLDGPSAKLKENEDIKEFYLGLSQVGKRKSYKEVKHYRRRKRWLS